One Methylophaga marina DNA window includes the following coding sequences:
- the ppnN gene encoding nucleotide 5'-monophosphate nucleosidase PpnN, with amino-acid sequence MKKIPYTTVRPIRSLNLLSQEEIIKLSSPSAELHQLFRECALAILNTDSHEDDAEEIQQLYADFDIRLKSQPRGVMLEIFNAPAQSFVDGTLIRGIQEHLSSVLRDIVYTDFKILAEETNSSAKITDKVFRILRNANMVRPNVSPNLVVCWGGHSIPREEYDYAKHVGYEFGLRGLDIITGCGIGAMKGPMKGAAVGHAKQQITHGRYIGISEPGIIASESPNAIVNELVIMPDIEKRLEAFVRLGHVIVVFPGGVGTVEEIFYLLSILLHPENKYGIPLIFAGPESCRDYFDTLDAFLKQCLGEDISQLYEIVIGEPETVGYKVKQAIAEVHDNRRETEEAYYYNWQLHIDPMLQQPFIPTHENMAALNLDPSLPKHLLASQIRSAFSGIVAGNVKSFGIKEVAKHGPYLLKGDPSIMRAIDNLLHIFVKQQRMKLGQGEGVYQPCYKLVG; translated from the coding sequence ATGAAAAAAATCCCTTATACCACTGTTCGTCCGATTCGAAGTCTTAACCTGTTATCACAGGAAGAAATCATCAAACTCAGCTCTCCCAGCGCTGAGCTGCACCAACTATTCAGAGAATGCGCTCTGGCGATTCTCAACACTGACAGCCATGAAGATGATGCCGAAGAAATTCAGCAACTCTATGCGGACTTTGATATCCGCCTAAAGTCACAACCCCGTGGCGTGATGCTGGAAATATTTAATGCGCCAGCCCAATCCTTTGTTGATGGCACGCTGATTCGCGGTATTCAGGAGCATTTATCGTCGGTATTACGCGATATTGTCTACACTGACTTTAAAATTCTGGCAGAAGAAACCAATAGTTCGGCGAAAATCACCGATAAAGTGTTCCGTATCTTGCGTAATGCCAATATGGTCAGGCCCAATGTCTCGCCTAATCTGGTGGTCTGTTGGGGCGGTCACTCTATTCCCCGCGAAGAGTATGACTATGCCAAACATGTCGGTTATGAATTCGGCTTAAGAGGACTGGACATCATCACCGGATGCGGTATTGGTGCCATGAAAGGTCCCATGAAGGGTGCTGCCGTCGGTCATGCCAAACAGCAAATCACTCATGGTCGTTATATTGGCATTAGCGAACCAGGCATCATTGCCTCTGAATCACCCAATGCCATCGTCAATGAACTGGTTATCATGCCGGATATTGAAAAGCGACTGGAAGCCTTTGTACGTCTGGGTCACGTTATCGTGGTCTTTCCCGGCGGCGTTGGCACGGTGGAAGAAATCTTCTATTTACTCAGTATTCTGCTTCATCCGGAAAATAAATACGGTATCCCATTAATCTTTGCCGGGCCCGAATCATGCCGGGACTATTTCGACACATTGGATGCCTTCCTCAAACAATGTCTGGGTGAAGACATTAGCCAATTATATGAGATTGTTATTGGTGAGCCAGAGACCGTCGGCTACAAAGTCAAACAGGCCATAGCTGAAGTCCATGATAATCGTAGAGAAACGGAAGAAGCGTATTACTACAACTGGCAGTTACATATTGACCCAATGCTGCAGCAGCCATTTATTCCCACTCATGAAAATATGGCCGCATTAAATTTAGATCCATCACTGCCTAAGCACCTGCTTGCCAGCCAAATTCGTTCAGCATTTTCAGGCATTGTAGCCGGCAATGTGAAAAGTTTTGGTATCAAAGAAGTGGCGAAACACGGGCCCTATTTGCTTAAGGGCGATCCCAGCATCATGCGTGCGATTGATAATCTCCTCCATATTTTCGTTAAACAACAACGAATGAAACTCGGCCAGGGCGAAGG